One window of Triplophysa rosa linkage group LG10, Trosa_1v2, whole genome shotgun sequence genomic DNA carries:
- the hectd1 gene encoding E3 ubiquitin-protein ligase HECTD1 isoform X2 codes for MADVDPDTLLEWLQMGQGDERDMQLIALEQLCMLLLMSDNVDRCFETCPPRTFLPALCKIFLDESAPDNVLEVTARAITYYLDVSAECTRRIVGVDGAIKALCNRLVVVELNNRTSRDLAEQCVKVLELICTRESGAVFEAGGLNCVLSFIRDSGHLVHKDTLHSAMAVVSRLCSKMEPQDCSLETCVESLSSLLKHEDHQVSDGALRCFASLADRFTRRGVDPAPLAKHGLTEELLSRMAAAGGTASGPSSTCKPGRTSSGAAPSAADSKLSNQVSTIVSLLSTLCRGSPLVTHDLLRSELPDSMESALQGDERCVLDTMRLVDLLLVLLFEGRKALPKSTAGSTGRIPGLRRLDSSGERSHRQLIDCIRSKDTDALIDAIDTGAFEVNFMDDVGQTLLNWASAFGTQEMVEFLCERGADVNRGQRSSSLHYAACFGRPQVAKTLLRHGANPDLRDEDGKTPLDKARERGHSEVVAILQSPGDWMCPVNKGDDKKKKDVNKEEEEGSEPKGDPEMAPIYLKRLLPVFAQTFQQTMLPSIRKASLALIRKMVHYSSEVLLKEVCDSDAGHNLPTVLVEITATVLDQEDDDDGHLLALQIIRDLVDKGGDVFLDQLARLGVINKVSTLAGPTSDDENEEEAKPEKDDEPQEDAKEIQQGKPYHWRDWSIIRGRDCLYIWSDAAALELSNGSNGWFRFILDGKLATMYSSGSPEGGSDSSESRSEFLEKLQRARSQVKPVTASQPILSTQGPTKLTVGNWSLTCLKEGEIAIHNSDGQQATILKEDLPGFVFESNRGTKHSFTAETSLGSEFVTGWTGKRGRKLKSKLEKTKQKVKTMARDLYDDHFKAVESMPRGVVVTLRNIATQLESAWELHTNRQCIEGENTWRDLMKTALENLIVVLKDENTISPYEMCSSGLVQALFTVLSNSVELDLKHDCKPLMERINVFKTAFTENEDDESRPAVALIRKLLAVLESIERLPLHLYDTPGSTYNLQILTRRLRFRLERAPGETALIDRTGRMLKMEPLATVESLEQYLLKMVAKQWYDFDRSSFIFVRKLREGQSFTFRHQHDFDENGIVYWIGTNAKTAYEWVNPAAYGLVVVTSSEGRNLPYGRLEDILSRDSSALNCHTNDDKNAWFAIDLGLWVIPSAYTLRHARGYGRSALRNWVFQVSKDGQNWMTLYTHVDDCSLNEPGSTATWPLDPSKDEKQGWRHIRIKQMGKNASGQTHYLSLSGLEIYGTVTGVCEDQLGKAVKEAEANLRRQRRLFRNQVMKYIVPGARVVRGIDWKWRDQDGNPAGEGTVTGEAHNVCYFEVQPLSLPPNLTGWIDVTWDAGGSNSYRMGAEGKFDLKLAPGYDPESAPSPKPVSSTVAGTPQSWSSLVKNNCPDKGGSSSTAGASSSSRKGSSSSVCSVASSSDISLSSTRVERRVESLLEQGVGIVAGPPGAEGQEPIVVLSSAEAGSASSTSTLTADTGSESGDRITPAPDGTLRQSAESTAISMGIVSISSPDVSSVSESSSKDGASQRPLCSATSARLSVSSLLAAGAPMSSSASVPNLSSREASLMESFVRRAPNMSRTNATNNMNLSRSSSDNNTNTLGRNVMSTATSPLMGAQSFPNLTSTGTTSTVTMSTSIVTSSNNVATATTGLSVGQLLSNTLTTSLTSTSSESDTGQEAEFSLYDFLDSCRANTLLAELDDEEDLPEPDDDDDENEDDNQEEQEYEEVLEEEEYETKGGRRRTWDDDFVLKRQFSALVPAFDPRPGRTNVQQTTDLDIPPPGTPRSEVQEEVECTPSPRLALILKVAGLGTTREVELPLTNYKSTIFYYVQKLLQLSCNGAIKPDKLRRIWEPTYTIMYRELKDSDKERESGKMGCWSVEHVEQYLGTDELPKNDLITYMQKNADSTFLRHWKLTGSNKSIRKNRNCSQLIAAYKDFCERGCRSSGLNSGTLSATQSCDILSAAREQAQAKAGSGQSACSVEDVLQLLRILFTIGGEPSSGRTLQEEIEELQFNASPEEFTSKKITTKILQQIEEPLALASGALPDWCEHLTSKCPFLIPFETRQLYFTCTAFGASRAIVWLQNRREATMERSRPSTTVRRDDPGEFRVGRLKHERVKVPRGESMMEWAESVMQIHADRKSVLEVEFQGEEGTGLGPTLEFYALVAAEFQRTSLGIWLCDDDFPDDESRQVDLGGGLKPPGFYVQRSCGLFPAPFPQDSDELERITKLFLFLGIFLAKCIQDNRLVDLPVSQPFFKLLCMGDIKSNMSKLLYQTRIESDCHFSEIQSEASTEEGQDTYSVGSFDEDSKSEFILDPPKPKPPAWYHGILTWEDFELVNPHRAQFLKELKALSVKRRQILSNKSLSEDEKNTRLQDLMLKNPMGSGPPLSVEDLGLNFQFCPSSKVHGFSTVDLKPNGEDEMVTMDNAEEYVELMFDFCMHTGIQKQMEAFREGFNRVFPMEKLSSFSHKEVQMILCGNQSPSWTAEDIVNYTEPKLGFTRDSPGFMRFVRVLCGMSSDERKAFLQFTTGCSTLPPGGLANLHPRLTIVRKVDATDASYPSVNTCVHYLKLPEYSSEEIMRERLLAATMEKGFHLN; via the exons ATGGCAGACGTGGATCCGGACACATTGCTGGAGTGGCTGCAGATGGGACAGGGGGATGAGCGGGATATGCAGCTCATCGCCCTGGAGCAGCTGTGCATGCTTTTGCTCATGTCCGACAACGTCGACCGCTGCTTCGAAAC GTGTCCTCCACGGACATTTCTTCCAGCTCTGTGTAAGATCTTTTTGGATGAGAGTGCACCAGATAATGTGCTGGAAGTGACAGCCAGAGCTATCACCTACTACCTGGATGTGTCTGCCGAATGCACCCGCAGGATTGTGGGAGTAGACGGAGCCATCAAGGCCCTTTGTAACcggctggtggtggtggagcTCAACAACAGAACCAGCAGAGATCTGGCTGAACAGTGTGTAAAG GTTCTGGAGCTGATCTGCACTCGGGAGTCTGGAGCAGTATTTGAAGCCGGGGGACTGAACTGTGTGCTGAGCTTCATTCGGGACAGTGGTCATCTAGTGCACAAAGACACTTTGCACTCCGCCATGGCAGTAGTTTCTCGGCTGTGCAGTAAGATGGAGCCACAGGACTGTTCTCTCGAGACATGCGTGGAGTCCCTCTCTAGTCTGCTGAAACACGAAGACCACCAG GTGTCTGACGGAGCGCTGCGCTGCTTTGCCTCACTGGCAGACAGGTTCACACGGCGTGGAGTTGACCCAGCTCCTCTAGCCAAGCACGGACTTACAGAAGAGCTGCTGTCCCGTATGGCAGCAGCAGGAGGAACGGCATCTGGACCCTCCTCCACCTGCAAACCTGGCAGAACCTCCAGCGGAGCGGCTCCATCTGCTGCCGACTCTAAACTGAGCAACCAAGTGTCCACCATCGTCAGCCTTCTGTCCACACTCTGCAGAGGCTCGCCACTTGTCACACAC GATCTTCTGCGCTCCGAGCTGCCTGACTCTATGGAGAGCGCCCTGCAGGGGGATGAGCGTTGCGTGTTGGACACCATGCGGCTGGTGGATTTACTGTTGGTGCTACTCTTTGAGGGCCGCAAGGCTTTGCCCAAATCGACAGCCGGCTCCACTGGCCGTATCCCAGGTCTGCGACGTCTCGACAGCTCTGGAGAACGTTCCCACCGACAGCTTATTGACTGTATACGCAGCAAAGACACGGACGCTCTCATTGATGCCATCGACACCGGTG CATTTGAAGTGAATTTCATGGATGATGTGGGTCAGACACTTTTGAACTGGGCCTCTGCATTCGGCACACAAGAGATG GTGGAGTTTCTCTGCGAGAGAGGTGCTGATGTCAACCGAGGTCAGAGGTCATCCTCACTGCACTATGCTGCCTGTTTTGGCAGACCACAAGTAGCCAAG ACTTTACTGCGCCATGGGGCCAACCCTGACCTCAGAGATGAAGATGGGAAAACTCCATTGGACAAGGCTAGAGAGAGGGGTCACAGCGAGGTTGTAGCAATTCTTCAGTCTCCCG GAGACTGGATGTGCCCTGTCAACAAAGGAGATGACAAGAAAAAGAAGGATGTAAATAAAGAAGAGGAGGAGGGCAGTGAGCCGAAAGGTGACCCTGAGATGGCGCCTATCTACCTGAAAAGGCTACTTCCAGTATTTGCACAGACCTTTCAGCAAACCATGCTGCCTTCAATAAG GAAAGCTAGTTTAGCTCTGATCAGGAAGATGGTGCACTACAGTTCTGAAGTTCTCCTCAAGGAGGTGTGCGACTCTGATGCTGGACACAACTTGCCCACTGTACTCGTTGAGATCACTGCGACCGTGTTGGATCAGGAG GATGATGATGACGGTCACCTGCTGGCACTACAGATCATTAGGGATCTGGTGGATAAGGGAGGTGACGTGTTTTTAGACCAGCTGGCCAGGCTGGGTGTCATTAATAAGGTTTCCACTCTGGCAGGACCCACGTCAGATGATGAAAACGAAGAGGAGGCCAAGCCTGAGAAG GATGATGAACCACAAGAAGATGCCAAAGAGATCCAGCAGGGGAAACCCTACCACTGGAGAGACTGGTCTATCATTAGAGGCAGGGACTGTCTTTATATCTGGAGCGATGCTGCTGCGTTGGAGCTCTCCAATGGCAGCAATGGTTGGTTCCGCTTCATTTTGGATGGTAAACTGGCCACTATGTACTCTAGTGGAAGCCCTGAGGGAGGATCTGACAGCTCTG AGAGCAGAAGTGAGTTTCTGGAGAAGCTGCAGCGTGCTAGGAGTCAGGTCAAACCAGTGACGGCCAGCCAGCCCATCCTGTCCACACAAGGTCCCACCAAACTCACCGTGGGCAACTGGTCTCTTACTTGCCTGAAAGAGGGTGAGATTGCCATCCACAACTCGGATGGACAGCAGGCCACCATCCTCAAGGAAGACCTGCCAGGCTTTGTGTTTGAATCAAACAGAGGCACTAAACACTCTTTTACTGCAGAAACGTCTCTAG GTTCTGAGTTTGTTACTGGCTGGACTGGTAAACGAGGAAGAAAGCTGAAGTCCAAATTGGAAAAAACGAAACAGAAG gtCAAAACCATGGCCAGAGATCTATATGATGATCACTTCAAGGCTGTGGAGAGCATGCCCAGAGGCGTCGTGGTCACGCTGAGAAACATTGCCACACAGCTGGAGTCTGCTTGGGAGCTGCATACTAACAGACAG TGCATTGAGGGCGAAAACACGTGGCGAGACCTAATGAAAACTGCTCTTGAAAATTTAATAGTTGTTCTTAAGGATGAGAACACAATTTCTCCCTATGAAATGTGCAGCAGTGGCCTTGTGCAAGCATTGTTTACTGTCCTCAGCAAT AGTGTGGAACTGGACCTTAAACATGACTGCAAGCCTTTGATGGAAAGAATAAATGTGTTCAAGACTGCGTTTACTGAAAATGAAGACGATGAAAG CCGACCTGCAGTTGCCTTAATTCGCAAACTGTTAGCAGTGTTAGAATCGATAGAGCGGCTACCTCTCCACTTGTACGACACACCAGGCTCAACGTACAATTTACAG ATTCTGACTAGAAGGTTACGTTTCCGTCTGGAGCGCGCTCCTGGTGAAACAGCCCTGATCGATCGCACCGGCCGAATGCTCAAAATGGAGCCGCTTGCTACGGTTGAATCACTGGAGCAGTATCTTCTCAAAATG GTGGCCAAGCAGTGGTATGACTTTGACAGGTCCTCATTCATCTTTGTTAGGAAGCTCCGGGAGGGCCAGAGCTTCACCTTCAGACACCAGCATGACTTTGATGAGAATGGGATCGTGTACTGGATCGGCACCAACGCCAA AACTGCGTATGAATGGGTAAACCCCGCAGCTTATGGATTAGTCGTGGTGACCTCCTCAGAGGGCAGGAACTTGCCTTACGGCCGACTCGAAGACATCCTGAGCAGAGACAGCTCTGCTCTCAACTGCCACACGAATGACGATAAAAACGCCTGGTTTGCGATTGACCTTGGTCTATGGGTCATTCCCTCGGCTTACACTCTCCGTCACGCCCGTGGATATGGCCGCTCCGCCCTCCGCAACTGGGTGTTTCAAGTGTCCAAAGACGGTCAAAACTGGATGACGCTCTACACACACGTGGATGACTGCTCTCTTAATGAACCAGG GTCGACAGCCACGTGGCCGCTGGATCCATCCAAAGATGAAAAGCAGGGCTGGAGGCACATTCGCATTAAACAGATGGGGAAGAATGCCAGCGGTCAAACGCACTACCTCTCGCTGTCTGGTCTGGAGATCTACGGCACTGTTACTGGTGTGTGTGAGGACCAGCTGG GTAAAGCAGTGAAGGAGGCCGAGGCTAACCTGAGACGCCAGCGGAGACTGTTTCGCAATCAGGTGATGAAGTACATCGTTCCAGGGGCGCGGGTGGTGCGCGGAATCGACTGGAAGTGGCGGGATCAGGATGGTAATCCCGCAGGAGAGGGCACTGTGACTGGAGAGGCCCACAATG tttgctATTTTGAAGTGCAACCTTTATCCCTCCCCCCCAACTTAACAG GCTGGATTGATGTCACCTGGGATGCCGGTGGCTCAAACTCGTATCGTATGGGTGCGGAAGGGAAGTTTGACCTCAAGCTTGCACCAGGGTACGACCCTGAATCAGCGCCGTCACCCAAACCTGTCTCATCCACTGTTGCAGGCACGCCGCAGTCTTGGAGCAGCCTGGTGAAAAATAACTGTCCAGACAAGGGCGGCTCGTCCTCCACAGCGGGGGCCAGTTCCTCCAGTCGCAAGGGTAGTAGCAGTTCGGTGTGTAGCGTGGCCAGCAGCAGTGATATTAGCCTCAGCTCCACCCGAGTGGAGCGCAGGGTCGAAAGCCTGTTGGAGCAGGGGGTGGGGATCGTCGCAGGACCCCCTGGGGCGGAAGGACAAGAACCAATTGTCGTGCTTTCCTCGGCAGAGGCTGGCTCCGCCTCCAGCACCAGCACGTTAACAGCGGATACAGGAAGTGAAAGCGGCGATCGCATAACACCAGCACCCGATGGCACTTTGAGACAGTCGGCTGAGTCTACAGCCATCTCTATGGGAATCGTGAGCATCAGCTCGCCCGATGTCAGTTCGGTTTCAGAGTCGTCCAGTAAGGACGGCGCATCCCAGAGGCCGTTGTGTTCAGCCACTAGCGCGCGGCTGTCCGTCAGCTCTCTTTTGGCAGCTGGAGCACCTATGAGCTCCAGCGCCAGTGTCCCTAACTTGTCCTCTCGTGAAGCAAGTCTGATGGAGTCGTTTGTTCGCCGAGCGCCCAATATGTCTCGCACCAATGCCACCAACAATATGAACCTGAGCCGAAGCAGCAGCGACAACAACACTAACACGCTGGGACGTAACGTCATGAGCACTGCCA CTTCTCCTCTCATGGGTGCGCAGAGCTTTCCTAACCTTACATCCACTGGTACCACTTCAACTGTTACAATGTCAACCTCCATAGTAACCAGCAGCAATAATGTAGCCACGGCAACTACAGGTTTGTCCGTCGGCCAGTTGCTCAGTAACACGCTGACGACCAGCTTGACCTCTACATCTAGCGAGAGTGACACAGGTCAGGAGGCTGAGTTTTCACTCTATG ACTTCCTGGACAGTTGTCGGGCCAACACGCTGCTTGCAGAGTTGGATGATGAGGAAGACCTGCCAGAGCCGGATGACGACGACGATGAGAATGAGGATGACAATCAGGAAGAACAGGAGTATGAGGAAGTTCTG GAGGAAGAGGAGTACGAAACCAAAGGGGGTCGACGCAGAACCTGGGACGATGACTTTGTGCTGAAGCGACAGTTTTCTGCTCTAGTACCTGCATTTGACCCCAGACCAGGCCGGACTAACGTCCAGCAAACTACTGACTTGGATATCCCTCCACCAG GTACACCTCGTTCTGAGGTACAGGAGGAGGTGGAGTGCACACCGTCCCCCCGTCTGGCTCTCATCCTGAAAGTAGCAGGGCTGGGAACTACTCGAGAAGTTGAACTACCTCTCACTAACTACAAGTCCACCATCTTCTATTATGTCCAAAAACTTCTGCAGCTCTCGTGCAATGGTGCTATCAAACCTGACAAGCTTAGACGCATCTGGGAGCCTACATACAC AATAATGTACAGAGAATTGAAGGACTCtgacaaagaaagagagagcggaAAGAtg GGTTGCTGGTCTGTAGAGCATGTGGAACAGTACCTTGGCACAGATGAATTACCAAAGAATGACTTGATAACCTACATGCAGAAGAATGCAGACTCAACTTTCCTGCGCCACTGGAAATTAACCGGCTCTAATAAAAGTATTAGGAAAAACAGAAATTGTTCGCAGCTCATAGCTGCATACAAG GACTTCTGCGAGCGTGGCTGCAGATCTTCAGGCCTGAACTCAGGAACGCTGTCCGCCACGCAGAGCTGTGACATCCTGAGCGCTGCGCGGGAGCAGGCTCAAGCAAAAGCGGGCTCGGGCCAGAGTGCCTGCAGCGTGGAGGATGTGCTGCAGCTCCTACGCATCCTCTTCACCATCGGAGGAGAACCTTCGTCCGGACGCACACTACAAGAAG AAATCGAAGAGCTACAGTTCAATGCATCACCTGAAGAATTCACCAGCAAAAAAATTACAACCAAAATCCTGCAACAGATCGAG gaGCCACTGGCCCTGGCTAGTGGGGCTCTCCCAGACTGGTGTGAGCATTTGACCAGCAAGTGTCCTTTCCTCATCCCCTTTGAAACACGGCAGCTTTACTTTACCTGCACTGCGTTTGGAGCCTCCAG GGCTATAGTCTGGCTCCAGAACCGAAGAGAAGCCACTATGGAGCGTTCCCGGCCATCCACCACTGTGCGTCGTGATGATCCCGGGGAGTTTCGTGTGGGCAGGCTCAAACACGAGCGTGTCAAGGTGCCTCGTGGAGAGAGCATGATGGAGTGGGCTGAGAGCGTGATGCAGATCCACGCTGACAGAAAGTCTGTGCTAGAG GTTGAGTTTCAGGGGGAGGAGGGCACTGGTCTTGGTCCCACCCTGGAGTTTTACGCACTGGTGGCTGCAGAGTTCCAGAGGACCTCACTTGGTATTTGGCTTTGTGACGACGACTTCCCAGATGATGAGTCACGTCAG GTGGATCTGGGCGGTGGCTTAAAACCACCCGGCTTCTACGTTCAACGTTCCTGCGGTCTTTTCCCCGCTCCCTTTCCCCAAGACAGCGATGAACTTGAGCGCATCACTAAGCTTTTCCTGTTTCTTGGCATCTTTCTGGCCAAATGCATCCAGGATAACAGGCTTGTGGACCTGCCCGTCTCCCAACCCTTCTTCAAGTTGCTCTGTATGGGCGACATCAAAAGCAACATGAGTAAGCTCCTTTACCAAACCCGTATCGAGTCGGATTGCCACTTCTCCGAGATTCAATCGGAGGCCTCCACCGAGGAGGGTCAGGACACGTATTCTGTGGGTAGCTTTGATGAAGACTCCAAGTCTGAGTTTATCCTTGACCCACCCAAGCCTAAGCCACCAGCTTGGTATCACGGCATCCTGACCTGGGAGGACTTTGAATTGGTAAACCCCCATAGAGCACAGTTTCTGAAAGAGCTGAAGGCACTGTCTGTAAAGAGAAGGCAGATCCTGAGCAATAAAAGCCTGTctgaagatgaaaagaacaCACGGCTACAAGATCTCATGTTGAAGAACCCTATGGGTTCTGGCCCACCACTTAGTGTAGAAGATCTAGG atTAAATTTCCAGTTCTGCCCATCGTCCAAAGTACATGGCTTCTCAACAGTGGACCTGAAGCCCAATGGAGAGGATGAG ATGGTCACTATGGACAATGCAGAGGAGTATGTAGAGCTCATGTTTGATTTCTGCATGCACACTGGAATCCAGAAACAAATGGAGGCCTTCAGAG AGGGCTTTAATAGAGTGTTCCCTATGGAGAAGCTTAGTTCATTTAGTCATAAAGAAGTGCAGATGATCCTTTGTGGCAACCAGTCTCCATCCTGGACTGCTGAGGATATTGTTAACTACACAGAACCCAAACTGGGCTTCACACGTGACAG TCCTGGTTTCATGCGCTTTGTGCGAGTGCTGTGTGGAATGTCATCTGATGAGAGGAAAGCCTTCCTTCAATTCACTACAGGCTGCTCAACTCTGCCCCCTGGTGGACTAGCCAACCTGCACCCACGTCTCACAATAGTCCGAAAG GTTGATGCAACAGATGCCAGCTATCCTTCTGTTAACACATGTGTGCACTACTTGAAGTTGCCAGAGTATTCCTCCGAAGAGATCATGAGAGAGCGCCTCCTTGCTGCCACTATGGAGAAGGGCTTCCATCTCAACTGA